In a single window of the Endomicrobiales bacterium genome:
- a CDS encoding FAD-dependent oxidoreductase, whose amino-acid sequence MIYDLIIIGSGPAGLTAGIYASRAKLQVVLLEGPQPGGQLTTTTTIENWPGEQSIDGSELMMKMMDHARQSGCVFVSENATRVEFGQKPFKVFTDSGKELVGNAVIVATGAVN is encoded by the coding sequence ATGATCTATGATTTAATTATTATCGGCTCTGGGCCTGCTGGTTTGACAGCTGGAATCTACGCTTCGCGTGCAAAGTTACAAGTAGTATTGTTGGAAGGTCCGCAACCTGGTGGGCAGCTCACGACAACAACGACCATTGAAAATTGGCCGGGGGAGCAATCGATAGATGGTTCTGAGTTGATGATGAAAATGATGGATCATGCACGGCAGAGTGGATGCGTGTTTGTTTCAGAAAATGCTACCCGTGTTGAGTTTGGGCAAAAGCCGTTTAAAGTTTTTACCGATAGCGGCAAAGAACTGGTTGGTAATGCAGTTATTGTTGCAACGGGCGCTGTGAATAA